The Microbacterium maritypicum genome contains a region encoding:
- a CDS encoding isochorismate synthase, producing the protein MHTTHLVVETTEIEPVEDLLAYADPSRPLAWLRRGDGIVAVGETLAELRPPAGGDQSRTEKLATLWRDMAAQAEISDPVGLPGTGLVAFGAFTFDEDSAADSVLMLPTQVLGRHGDRFWRTTIRVADAPGNADELATQPYGPHWAGTVGPGAQSPQGYQDSVRRALARIADGELSKVVLARDLTGSIPAGSDLRRLVRALSSGYPDTWAFAVDGLIGASPETLVTVHEGTVTARVLAGTIGRGADADADTAASAHLASSTKDLDEHQYAVQSVLASLRAHTRALAASEQPFLLKLPNLFHLATDVEGELGDGESALDLVRVLHPTAAVAGTPTPSAIAAIRELEPFDRGRYAGPVGWVDAAGNGEWAIALRCAQFTVRQDEIGVTAYAGAGIVAGSDPESELLETRVKFRPLVDALA; encoded by the coding sequence GTGCACACCACCCACCTGGTCGTGGAGACCACAGAGATCGAGCCGGTCGAAGACCTCCTGGCCTATGCGGACCCTTCCCGCCCGCTCGCGTGGCTGCGCCGCGGAGACGGGATCGTCGCCGTCGGCGAGACCCTGGCGGAGCTGCGGCCTCCCGCGGGCGGCGATCAGTCGCGCACCGAGAAGCTCGCGACCCTGTGGCGGGACATGGCAGCGCAGGCCGAGATCTCCGACCCGGTGGGACTCCCCGGCACCGGGCTCGTGGCCTTCGGCGCCTTCACGTTCGACGAGGACTCGGCAGCGGACAGCGTGCTCATGCTGCCGACGCAGGTTCTGGGACGACACGGGGACCGGTTCTGGCGCACAACGATCCGCGTCGCCGATGCCCCGGGGAACGCTGATGAACTCGCGACGCAGCCCTACGGCCCGCACTGGGCCGGCACCGTCGGCCCCGGAGCGCAGAGCCCGCAGGGCTACCAGGACTCGGTGCGCCGCGCCCTGGCCCGCATCGCCGACGGAGAGCTCAGCAAGGTCGTGCTCGCCCGCGACCTGACAGGCAGCATCCCGGCGGGGTCCGACCTGCGCCGACTGGTGCGTGCCCTCTCCAGCGGCTACCCCGACACCTGGGCGTTCGCGGTGGACGGGCTGATCGGCGCGAGTCCGGAGACCCTCGTCACCGTGCACGAGGGAACCGTGACCGCGCGGGTGCTGGCCGGCACGATCGGCCGCGGCGCCGACGCGGATGCCGACACCGCCGCTTCCGCACACCTCGCCTCCAGCACCAAGGACCTCGACGAGCATCAGTACGCCGTGCAGAGCGTGCTCGCCTCGCTGCGGGCCCACACGCGGGCGCTGGCCGCGAGCGAACAGCCCTTCCTGTTGAAGCTGCCGAATCTGTTCCACCTGGCGACCGACGTCGAGGGCGAACTGGGCGACGGCGAGTCGGCGCTCGACCTGGTGCGGGTGCTCCACCCCACCGCCGCCGTCGCCGGCACACCGACCCCCTCGGCCATCGCCGCGATCCGCGAGCTCGAGCCGTTCGACCGGGGTCGCTACGCGGGACCTGTGGGCTGGGTGGATGCCGCGGGCAACGGCGAGTGGGCGATCGCCCTGCGCTGCGCCCAGTTCACCGTGCGCCAGGACGAGATCGGGGTCACGGCCTACGCGGGCGCCGGGATCGTCGCCGGATCCGATCCGGAGAGCGAACTGCTCGAGACGCGCGTGAAGTTCCGCCCCCTGGTCGACGCCCTGGCCTGA
- a CDS encoding class I SAM-dependent methyltransferase, protein MTSNEKNRADLGKDPARVSGMFDQVAAGYDRTNTAMTFGNDVLWRAATTRAVAPKPGERILDLGAGTASSSASLARSGAEVVAADFSPGMLAEGERRHGAMRNLSFVQADATDLPFPDATFDAVTMSYALRNVNDPKKALSELYRVTKPGGRLVINEFSTPPGKLFRGAYRFYNAQVLPRVARVAGTNGDAYDYLNESIIQWPDQKRLSAWIREAGWAEVAYRNLTFGIVALHRARKPE, encoded by the coding sequence GTGACCTCGAACGAGAAGAACCGCGCCGATCTCGGCAAGGACCCCGCCCGCGTCAGCGGCATGTTCGACCAGGTCGCCGCAGGGTATGACCGCACCAACACGGCGATGACGTTCGGCAACGACGTCCTGTGGCGCGCGGCGACCACCCGGGCGGTCGCTCCGAAGCCGGGGGAGCGGATCCTCGACCTCGGCGCGGGCACGGCGTCATCGTCGGCCTCCCTCGCACGCAGCGGGGCCGAGGTGGTCGCGGCCGACTTCTCCCCGGGCATGCTCGCGGAGGGCGAGCGTCGACACGGCGCGATGCGCAACCTGTCGTTCGTGCAGGCCGATGCCACCGATCTGCCGTTCCCCGACGCGACTTTCGACGCGGTCACCATGTCGTACGCGCTGCGCAACGTCAACGACCCGAAGAAGGCCCTGAGTGAGCTCTACCGCGTGACCAAGCCGGGGGGCAGGCTCGTCATCAACGAGTTCTCGACCCCGCCGGGCAAGCTCTTCCGCGGGGCGTACCGCTTCTACAACGCCCAGGTGCTGCCGCGGGTGGCTCGCGTCGCCGGCACCAACGGCGACGCCTACGACTATCTGAACGAGTCGATCATTCAATGGCCTGACCAGAAGCGACTCTCCGCCTGGATCCGCGAGGCGGGCTGGGCCGAGGTCGCCTATCGCAACCTCACCTTCGGCATCGTGGCCCTGCACAGAGCGCGCAAGCCGGAGTGA
- a CDS encoding polyprenyl synthetase family protein gives MTSSPIAPGSRLASRLGFSDRVFIGPAARRVARAIEDGLELVETGLADDVRVADPLADAASRYLYEAGGKRIRPVLTLLAAQLGDGNTPEVIDVAKALEITHLGSLYHDDVMDGADRRRGVPAAHAVWGNNIAILTGDILFSRASQLMSRLGERAIRLQADTFERLVLGQMHETLGPQEGDDPIEFYIQVLADKTGSLIAAATQGGVIFSNAPSEYEEPVRVYGEKIGVAFQLLDDVIDLSAKPEETGKVPGTDLRAGVPTMPYLLLKAEGDADAIDLAARIDEGVALIADGADPAILDGPLDALRDHPVTQKTLELAHAWTRDAVDALQLLPRGTVREALTRFAETLAERSS, from the coding sequence GTGACTTCGAGCCCCATCGCCCCGGGTTCGCGACTGGCGAGCCGTCTCGGCTTCAGCGATCGCGTCTTCATCGGTCCTGCCGCCCGACGTGTCGCGCGCGCCATCGAAGACGGGCTGGAGCTCGTCGAGACCGGACTGGCAGACGACGTCCGCGTCGCCGATCCACTGGCCGACGCCGCCAGCCGCTACCTGTACGAGGCCGGCGGCAAGCGCATCCGTCCGGTGCTCACGCTCCTCGCCGCACAGCTCGGCGACGGGAACACCCCCGAGGTCATCGACGTGGCCAAGGCGCTCGAGATCACGCACCTCGGCTCGCTGTACCACGACGACGTCATGGACGGAGCCGACCGCCGCCGCGGAGTACCCGCCGCCCACGCCGTGTGGGGCAACAACATCGCGATCCTCACGGGCGACATCCTGTTCTCCCGCGCCAGCCAGCTGATGTCCCGGCTGGGCGAACGCGCCATCCGGCTCCAGGCCGACACCTTCGAGCGACTCGTACTCGGTCAGATGCATGAGACCCTGGGCCCGCAAGAGGGCGACGACCCCATCGAGTTCTACATCCAGGTGCTCGCCGACAAGACGGGTTCCCTGATCGCCGCGGCCACGCAGGGCGGCGTGATCTTCTCCAACGCCCCCTCGGAGTACGAAGAGCCGGTGCGCGTGTACGGCGAGAAGATCGGCGTCGCGTTCCAGCTTCTCGACGACGTGATCGACCTCTCGGCGAAGCCGGAGGAGACGGGCAAGGTGCCGGGGACCGACCTGCGTGCGGGCGTTCCGACCATGCCCTACCTGCTGCTCAAGGCCGAGGGAGACGCGGACGCCATCGACCTCGCAGCCCGCATCGACGAGGGTGTGGCCCTCATCGCCGACGGTGCCGACCCCGCCATCCTCGACGGGCCGCTGGACGCGCTGCGCGACCACCCGGTGACGCAGAAGACCCTCGAGCTCGCGCATGCGTGGACCCGGGATGCCGTCGACGCTCTCCAGCTGCTCCCTCGCGGCACTGTGCGCGAGGCGCTGACCCGATTCGCTGAGACCCTCGCCGAACGCTCCAGCTGA
- a CDS encoding FAD-dependent oxidoreductase has protein sequence MTKLRLAIVGAGPAGIYAADILLKAERKFDVSIDLFEQLPAPYGLVRYGVAPDHPRIKGIVNALRDVLDRGDIRLFGNVRFGEDITLDDLKKHYNAVIFATGAIRDTSLDIPGIDAVASYGAADYVSWFDGHPDVPREWPLDAASVGVLGNGNVALDVARMLAKHAEDLLVTEVPANVYEGLNASQVTDVHVFGRRGPAQVKFTPLELRELGELRDVDMVVYDEDFDYDDAAKDAVASNKQVMVIDRILQSWRKRDSVNNAGGTASRRLHLHFWAKPVEVRKDDNGRVAALVYERTRPDGQGGAVGTGELREVPLQALYRAIGYFGSPLPGVPFDKKHGVIPNREGQVLAKDSNERVPGIYATGWIKRGPVGLIGHTKSDAMETVRHIINDQSAWWHPEDPSEESIVELLQERGVRWTDLDGWHRLDEHEIALGAPAERARVKVVPRDEMVRVSRGE, from the coding sequence ATGACCAAGCTCAGACTGGCCATCGTCGGTGCGGGCCCCGCCGGCATCTATGCGGCGGACATCCTGCTGAAGGCGGAGCGCAAGTTCGACGTCTCGATCGACCTCTTCGAGCAGCTCCCTGCACCGTACGGGCTGGTACGCTACGGTGTCGCGCCCGACCACCCGCGCATCAAGGGCATCGTAAACGCCCTCCGCGACGTGCTCGACCGTGGTGACATCCGCCTGTTCGGCAACGTCCGCTTCGGCGAGGACATCACTCTCGACGACCTCAAGAAGCACTACAACGCGGTGATCTTCGCGACCGGGGCCATCCGCGACACGTCGCTGGACATCCCCGGCATCGATGCGGTCGCCTCGTACGGCGCTGCGGACTACGTCAGCTGGTTCGACGGCCACCCCGATGTTCCGCGTGAATGGCCGCTGGATGCCGCCTCGGTCGGCGTGCTCGGCAACGGCAACGTGGCCCTCGATGTCGCCCGCATGCTGGCCAAGCACGCGGAGGACCTGCTCGTCACCGAGGTGCCGGCCAACGTCTACGAGGGCCTCAATGCCAGCCAGGTCACCGACGTGCACGTCTTCGGGCGTCGCGGACCGGCGCAGGTCAAGTTCACGCCGCTCGAGCTGCGCGAGCTCGGCGAACTGCGCGATGTCGACATGGTCGTCTACGACGAGGACTTCGACTACGACGACGCCGCGAAGGACGCCGTCGCCAGCAACAAGCAGGTGATGGTCATCGACCGCATCCTGCAGTCCTGGCGCAAGCGCGATTCGGTCAACAACGCCGGAGGCACCGCGTCGCGACGCCTGCACCTGCACTTCTGGGCGAAGCCGGTCGAGGTCCGCAAGGACGACAACGGTCGCGTCGCGGCCCTCGTGTACGAGCGCACCCGGCCCGACGGCCAGGGTGGCGCGGTCGGCACGGGAGAGCTGCGCGAGGTGCCCCTCCAGGCGCTGTACCGTGCCATCGGCTACTTCGGCTCGCCCCTTCCCGGGGTTCCCTTCGACAAGAAGCACGGTGTCATCCCGAACCGGGAGGGTCAGGTGCTCGCCAAGGACTCGAACGAACGCGTGCCCGGCATCTACGCGACCGGATGGATCAAGCGCGGCCCCGTGGGGCTGATCGGGCACACCAAGTCCGACGCGATGGAGACCGTGCGGCACATCATCAACGACCAGAGCGCGTGGTGGCACCCGGAGGACCCCTCGGAGGAGTCCATCGTCGAGCTCCTTCAGGAGCGCGGCGTGCGCTGGACCGACCTGGACGGGTGGCACCGGCTCGACGAGCACGAGATCGCCCTCGGTGCTCCGGCGGAGCGCGCCAGGGTCAAGGTCGTCCCGCGTGACGAGATGGTCCGGGTCTCACGCGGCGAGTAG
- a CDS encoding alpha/beta hydrolase gives MTEWIPDVLGDEFEQLTLDLGTDDQGPVVATLVRALPRRPSLWARASGRRPLLDGVDVLYVHGWSDYFFQKRLARFWTSRGARFFALDLRKYGRSLRDGQTPGYVADLAIYDEDIGAALEAMGRGEGGAESARRLLLLGHSTGGLTLSLWASRHPGSADAVILNSPWLEFQFAPARAAIAPMVELQARLRPMEAAPQVDLGFYTRAQQEVADPDDPMDVNPVWRPAQTMAVYAGWLHAILSGHKAVASGLSITAPVCVLLSARFVPPTRWSDDLTSADSVLVVDDIARAALRLGPSVTVERIDGALHDVFLSRHEAREDAYRRLDRWVTGWRAAQ, from the coding sequence ATGACCGAGTGGATCCCGGATGTTCTCGGTGACGAGTTCGAGCAGCTGACGCTCGATCTCGGCACGGATGACCAGGGGCCTGTCGTTGCGACCCTCGTGCGTGCGCTGCCGAGGAGGCCGAGCCTGTGGGCGCGGGCGAGCGGCCGCCGACCGCTTCTCGACGGGGTCGATGTGCTGTACGTGCATGGCTGGTCCGACTACTTCTTCCAGAAGCGGCTGGCCCGGTTCTGGACTTCGCGTGGCGCCCGCTTCTTCGCTCTCGACCTGCGCAAGTACGGTCGCAGCCTGCGCGACGGCCAGACTCCCGGCTACGTCGCCGACCTCGCCATCTACGACGAGGACATCGGAGCTGCGCTGGAGGCGATGGGCCGCGGGGAGGGGGGCGCCGAGTCCGCCCGTCGACTCCTACTGCTCGGGCACTCCACCGGAGGTCTGACGCTGAGTCTGTGGGCCTCCCGCCATCCGGGCTCCGCCGACGCGGTGATCCTCAACAGCCCGTGGCTGGAGTTCCAGTTCGCGCCGGCCCGCGCGGCGATCGCGCCGATGGTCGAGTTGCAGGCGAGGCTGCGACCGATGGAGGCCGCGCCGCAGGTCGACCTCGGCTTCTACACCCGCGCGCAGCAGGAGGTCGCCGACCCGGACGATCCGATGGATGTGAACCCGGTATGGCGGCCCGCGCAGACCATGGCGGTGTACGCGGGCTGGCTGCACGCCATCCTCTCCGGCCACAAGGCGGTGGCGTCGGGTCTGTCGATCACGGCGCCGGTATGCGTGCTGCTGTCGGCACGATTCGTGCCGCCGACCCGGTGGTCGGACGACCTCACGTCGGCCGACTCGGTGCTCGTGGTCGACGACATCGCCCGCGCAGCGCTCCGGCTCGGTCCCAGCGTCACCGTGGAGCGCATCGACGGCGCGCTGCACGACGTCTTCCTCTCCCGGCACGAGGCGCGCGAAGACGCCTACCGGCGGTTGGACCGATGGGTGACCGGATGGCGCGCAGCGCAGTGA
- a CDS encoding GntR family transcriptional regulator: MGNIGSTNVGESKQLLAEEVFHHIGRQIIDGTLAAGERIRDVDVAEELHVSRTPVREALQRLERLGMVTMYPSRYTEVTAVTPETIAQSLVFAGYQAGIAARLAVPQITAAQREHVLALVNAMRAALEDGVGTSNARWAVFSYLGEHSGNAQHRTLIDDASMVLFRNLRDWVVPPSDRARMAQIYVDFGDAVRSGDGDGAERLVREMYYL, encoded by the coding sequence ATGGGGAATATCGGATCGACGAACGTCGGCGAGAGCAAGCAGCTCTTGGCCGAAGAGGTCTTCCACCACATCGGCAGGCAGATCATCGACGGCACGCTTGCCGCGGGTGAGCGCATCCGCGATGTCGATGTCGCGGAAGAACTGCACGTGTCACGGACACCGGTACGCGAGGCGCTCCAGCGGTTGGAACGGCTGGGAATGGTCACGATGTACCCGAGCCGGTACACGGAGGTCACGGCGGTGACGCCGGAGACCATCGCCCAATCGCTCGTGTTCGCCGGCTACCAGGCAGGAATCGCCGCGCGACTGGCGGTGCCGCAGATCACGGCCGCTCAACGCGAGCATGTGCTCGCGCTGGTCAACGCCATGCGCGCAGCTCTGGAAGACGGTGTCGGCACCTCGAACGCCCGATGGGCGGTGTTCTCCTACCTCGGCGAGCACAGCGGCAACGCGCAGCATCGCACGCTGATCGACGACGCGAGCATGGTCCTGTTCCGCAACCTCCGCGACTGGGTGGTCCCGCCGTCCGATCGCGCACGGATGGCGCAGATCTACGTCGACTTCGGCGACGCCGTGCGCAGCGGCGACGGCGACGGCGCCGAGCGCCTCGTCAGGGAGATGTACTACCTGTGA
- a CDS encoding YajQ family cyclic di-GMP-binding protein has translation MADSSFDIVSKVDHQEAENALNQARKEIEQRYDFKGTGASIAWSGESILIIANTEERAKAVLDVFQSKLIKRGISLKSLESGDPFASGKEFRIVSTLKDGISSENAKKINKIIRDEGPKGVKSQIQGDELRVQSKSRDDLQSVIALLKGADLDLDLQFINYR, from the coding sequence ATGGCTGACAGCTCATTTGACATCGTCTCGAAGGTCGACCACCAGGAGGCGGAGAACGCCCTGAACCAGGCCCGCAAGGAGATCGAGCAGCGCTACGACTTCAAGGGCACGGGTGCGTCGATCGCCTGGAGCGGCGAGAGCATCCTCATCATCGCGAACACCGAGGAGCGGGCCAAGGCCGTGCTCGACGTGTTCCAGTCCAAGCTTATCAAGCGTGGCATCTCGCTGAAGAGCCTCGAGTCGGGCGACCCGTTCGCCAGCGGCAAGGAGTTCCGCATCGTCTCGACGCTCAAGGACGGCATCTCCTCGGAGAACGCGAAGAAGATCAACAAGATCATCCGCGACGAGGGCCCCAAGGGCGTGAAGAGCCAGATCCAGGGCGACGAGCTGCGTGTGCAGTCCAAGAGCCGCGACGACCTGCAGTCGGTCATCGCGCTGCTCAAGGGCGCCGACCTCGACCTGGACCTGCAGTTCATCAACTACCGGTAA
- a CDS encoding sugar ABC transporter substrate-binding protein gives MKVNKRGIVAAGAIAIVSTLTLAGCSTGTSSDDTSGSDDSGKLVVWVDAERVDALQGAADAYQEKTGVKVELTGKSVDDMKDDFIQQVPTGKGPDIVMGAHDWLGELSTNGVVAPIELGDSSEDYLPVALQAATYDGTVYMLPYAVENIAVLRNADLVPAAATSFDDMLSKGTFVVEQGTEGNPYHLYPFQTAFGAPVFGTDDTGSYDSTDLQLGSEGGFAFADWLGAQGAAGVLNTDVDGEIAKQQFLDGTAAFWLTGPWNVGAATDAGINVAIDPIPSPTGETASPFAGVKGFFVSSESKNKVAANDFLVNYIGTEDVQLDLFKAGNILPALTAAADTAAADPIIAGFQAVGADAVPMPAIPAMGAVWEFWGVAEAAIINGEDPATTWQKLVDDVTAAIK, from the coding sequence ATGAAGGTGAACAAGAGGGGCATCGTCGCCGCGGGCGCGATCGCCATCGTTTCGACTCTGACGCTTGCCGGCTGCTCCACGGGGACCAGCAGCGACGACACCTCCGGCTCCGACGACAGCGGGAAGCTGGTCGTGTGGGTCGACGCCGAGCGCGTCGACGCACTGCAGGGCGCTGCAGACGCCTACCAGGAGAAGACCGGCGTCAAGGTCGAGCTCACGGGCAAGTCGGTCGACGACATGAAGGACGACTTCATCCAGCAGGTTCCGACCGGCAAGGGCCCCGACATCGTCATGGGCGCGCACGACTGGCTGGGCGAGCTCTCCACGAACGGCGTCGTCGCACCCATCGAGCTCGGCGACAGCTCCGAGGACTACCTCCCGGTCGCGCTGCAGGCCGCCACGTACGACGGCACCGTCTACATGCTCCCGTACGCCGTCGAGAACATCGCGGTGCTGCGCAACGCCGACCTGGTTCCGGCCGCCGCGACCAGCTTCGACGACATGCTCTCGAAGGGCACCTTCGTCGTCGAGCAGGGTACCGAGGGCAACCCGTACCACCTCTACCCGTTCCAGACGGCGTTCGGCGCCCCGGTGTTCGGCACCGACGACACGGGCAGCTACGACTCCACCGACCTCCAGCTCGGCAGCGAGGGCGGCTTCGCGTTCGCGGACTGGCTGGGCGCACAGGGCGCTGCGGGTGTTCTGAACACCGACGTCGACGGCGAGATCGCCAAGCAGCAGTTCCTCGACGGCACCGCGGCCTTCTGGCTCACCGGTCCGTGGAACGTGGGCGCGGCAACCGACGCGGGCATCAACGTCGCGATCGACCCGATCCCGAGCCCGACCGGTGAGACCGCTTCGCCGTTCGCCGGCGTGAAGGGCTTCTTCGTGAGCTCGGAGTCGAAGAACAAGGTCGCCGCGAACGACTTCCTCGTCAACTACATCGGCACCGAAGATGTGCAGCTCGACCTGTTCAAGGCCGGCAACATCCTCCCCGCCCTGACCGCAGCCGCCGACACCGCGGCCGCCGACCCGATCATCGCCGGCTTCCAGGCCGTCGGCGCCGACGCGGTGCCGATGCCCGCGATCCCGGCCATGGGCGCGGTCTGGGAGTTCTGGGGCGTGGCCGAGGCCGCGATCATCAACGGCGAAGACCCGGCGACGACGTGGCAGAAGCTCGTCGACGACGTGACCGCCGCGATCAAGTAA